The following is a genomic window from Phaseolus vulgaris cultivar G19833 chromosome 6, P. vulgaris v2.0, whole genome shotgun sequence.
TTGAGTTTTCTGTTAAGTAGAGCATTTGGGTGGGTACCATTTCGAAAACTAGCCCACCAAAGTGCAGACTCAATCCAACTCATTTCAATGCAATTCTCTTTGTTTAGACCCAAAATTGAAAACTCCTTGTCCAAAAGTGACACAAGATCATCTGCTCCTCCTAGAAACAAAGTCACAACCTCAGCTCTGATAGTTTTGTGCCTCCCTCCAACGTTTGAATTCACAGGCCGCAATTGCAGCCTCATGAAAAGCCTTTCATCCGTGTGTGGTGCAACTTGTTGCCACTGGACAACAAGATCAGTGGCATTTTGATCCAAAGTTTTCTCAACCCTAAAAACAGTAACAACTTCTGGCACAGGAACCAACTTAATCGTGTATGATAATATGACTCCAAAACTTGCTCCTCCACCTCCTCTTATGGCCCAGAATAGGTCTTCTCCCATAGTCTCCTTGTTGAGAATCCTACCTTTGACATCAACAATCTGAGCATCAATGATGTGATCAATAGATAAGCCATATTTTCTCATCATATTGCCATACCCTCCTCCACTAAAATGACCACCAACACCAACAGTAGGACATACCCCTGCAGGAAAGCCATGAACATCACTCTCCTCCCATATCCTATAATAAACTTCTCCAAGCGTGGCACCAGCTTGGACCACAGCAACCCCTTTTTGCACATCCACTGTAATGTTGCGGAGGTTGAACATGTCAAGCATGATGAAAGGTTCATCAGAGATGTATGAGAGACCCTCAAAGTCATGGCCACCACTTCTTATTTTAAGTTGAATATCGATGCCTTTGGCACAAATGACTGCTGTTTGGACATGATATTCTTGCAATGGTGTGACGATGATTAAGGGTTTTGGTGCAGAGGTGGTGTTCAACCGGGCGTTACGAATGTATGCACGGAGAATGGAAGTATATGATGCGTTGGTTTGAGCAAACACTATGTTAGAGATGTTGGGAGAGTGAATATTGTTTCTTAGACAATCAACAAAAGCTCCATACACTGAGTCTGTTGGGGAAGCACAAGAGGTGTGTGAAAGCAGAAGAACAATAACAAAAGGAAGCATGGAAGCCATGGAAATGGTGGCCAAAGGATTTGGTTTTTCCATGGTGGTGGTTCATACGTTTCTGAAGAGTAGGTGAAATGAAATAGTACAGGCCAAGTATGGTTGTATCGAAAGAGACACAAAGTTGGGATTTGGGAGGCATTAGAACAAGGTTTTAAATGATCGAAAGTTTTTTTGGCTTCACTGTTTCATAATTTTTGACGATAAAATTTAGTGACCATACATTTCTGGAGGGACACTATGATGAAGATTCTTCTTTGAGCTTTGCCGTTTTCTCAGCCGGCGCATACAGAACAAGCTAGTTAAAATATTCCTCAGCTGAAGTTTAACCAAAACTAAAAACAACACAGGAAACTCGAACATTAATATAGAGCAGTCTCAAATATACTACATGTTAATATTGGGAGCTCCACTTATATGGCCACCGGCACCAACAGTGGGACACACTCCTTCAGGGAAGCCATGAACTTTACTCTTCTCCCAGATCCTATAATAAACCTCGTCCAATGCGACTCCACCTTGGACCACTGCAACCTCATTTTTGACGTTGATGGTGACTTCTCTAAGCTTGAACATGTCGAGGATGATAAAGGGTTCCTTGGAGACCTAGGAGATACCCTCGTTGGACAGTTAGAAGAAGAAGAGCAAAAGAGAGATAAGCCAAACAAGGTTACGCCATTGTCATTGTCATTGGCTCTTTAGTGTCATTGGCTCTTTAGTGTCATTGGCACACACCTATGCAAACCACGACATCTATAGAAAACAGAACAATAGAAAATGGAAAATAACAACAGTAGAAGGAGAATTTGAAGGGTATTCAGAAAATTGGAACTGAAAAACAGCTATAACATTGAGTGAGGAAAGAAGAAGTGTAACAGTATGTATGAAATAGGATAACTGATTACAGGGAGAGGCTTGGATCTTGCTTAAAAGAAGTGAATATTGAGACGAATGTATTGGAGATTGATATCTGTTGGGATCTATTTCAGAGATACTCATGGAGCAAAACACTAATCTAGTAATAGTATAGGTAAAAGAATCATAAATCTGAAGGTGTTAGTCATAAGAAGATACCACTGCATACAATATCATCGTTTGAAGTGCAGTAAAATCTGTAACAGAGATGTGAATTGAGGAGGGGAGCATAAGAACTTACGGAAGACTATCTGTAAGGAACTCTACTAACTGCGACTGCGTCTGTTATATGTTTAGTTTTCATGATCAATTGTCTAATATTCTCTCCTTATGTCTAGGAATGGAAAGTGGGGGCAACATAGAGCAACTAAAGGTGTAGTTTAAGTACTTAATTGACTGAACACTGTTAAACTACTATAACGGTGGTAGCTGAATGCGAGTGGGTAAGTGTTGTACATAATAATGCAAGATTTTTGGTAAGTAATGAACAGAAGTGCAGTAGTTGGCTGAAGGAGGATCTATAACATCAGTAGGTAGTGAGGGGTACATGGAACTTGTGTGCTTGTTGTTTAGGTTTTATGCAGGTTAACATGATCTACTAGCAACAAAATGGAAGTTgaataaaaaatgagaaaatgCAGTGAAGCGAAGGAAGAAGGGAGAAGTGTGGACAATGAGTAAGATTACTTAACACCCTAAAATTGAGGTCTGAATATGGACACAAATATCTCTATGAACCCAATATTTTAAccatgtttattttatttttaatttaaaagtattattatattattatactcaaataaatctgttttacttTTTCAGAGTCTAGTAATCTCTTCCATATCTCTAATACGAATTTAGTTGAGAAAGTATGGTAATACATGTGGGAGTGACAACTTAAGACctaaatatgaaaaattctgcactaaatattgtaaataagtTGGAGTAATCCAAATACTCTATCATAgacatataataatatttactaataaaaaaaactattttgtaaGAAAATATGTACTATTTTATCAAAATTGTCTTTGAACataataattctaaaataaCTCATAATAACTTCTACAAGAGTATAAACTAAAAtcatattcatatatatattaatttacaattttattacttttttaactACATAAAACATCAGTGTCTTTCGTAAATCATATATcttattaaaacaattatttccTCAACAAAATTCACAACTCAACCAACAAATTTCAGAGGTTCCATTTTGATAGGTACTcatctaaaaaatattactttttagtAGAAacatttgttaattttttaagtaCAGGGAGGAGAATGAATTCAAATGTATACAGGTTTTCTTATTTACCATTTGAATTCATTCTTCCATTTATTGGTTATTTTATGCacttttaatcatatttattttaatttttttaataaatataatataaaatttaatcttttaaaaaatatgatatgtATATACGTttctgtaaaataaaaaaatattttattaaaatttatgagaGGATGAAAtacttaatatttaaaatttaacttaattattgataaaactctcaatatatatacattatgttttttatagtaaaacttgtatttataaaagaataataataataatataaagaagttATATTTAgatgaaaatttaattttatggtTCATCTTTCTAAGCACTAATTTTATAACTCtaaacctttttttatttttgaagtaGTATACTTTTAACATATTCAACCTATGAGGTTCGGACATGTCTCTTAATGGTATGTTTGTATTGAATACACGTATCGAACACCGACACTCGTAGGACATATATCGGTGAAatgttcaaattaaaaaatagttgttgaatttctaaaaattctaacaaggttctaaaataattttaaaaaaaagaaatacattaattttctacaaactcaaatttattatataaatttttattataattataaaaataaagaacaaattcttttgaatcagtcatgaaaaacttctttttattccaataaaaattgaaacatacttgtacatataaatttttattatcaatatatataattcataattgaataatatataaactcGTATTCTCATAAACTCGTATTCTCATAtcctatattttaaagattatatgtATGTCAATATTTATGTATATGTCGTATTAGTATCTAAGTAAGTATGTCTATTATAATccatatattattgaagtatgCATTTAGACATTTCTAATTATCTTGTTACGAGTTCAGTCAAATTTAACCATCCAAATTAAATAAACATGTTCTAATATGTAAAGCTTGTGTTTGTGTCCTTGCAAGATTTGAGTTTGACTTACTTCATTTGACAAACACGTATTATAAATTGTCCTAGGGTGTAATTGTCTAACAcgtatagaaaaaaaaaattgtgaaatgaTTAAATGATTATGAAAATACTGAATTCAGAATGTAATTGTCTAACACGtatagaaaaatttaaaaataataaagtataaCGCGTCTCTCATAATGGCAATTTTTGTATCGTCTATTTTTGCCACCAGTTGATAGATTCTTAGAGTTTCAGTTTGTGGTTCACGCTGTGGGAGGCTTGGCGGTATATGTATGACTTGTATCTTAGTACTCATTACCCATTCCATTCATCACTTGGTTGTAGAAGTTGTGAAGACTCATATTCTAgttcaaacaaaatattaatatatatcattatgaatattctattataaaaatagaaaaatggaGGAAGTTAAAAATCCACTAGGAACATCACGCATTAAAAAAGAGGGGACAAAGTCAAGAgaaatttaaagacaaaatgGAGAAAGACAAAATAAGAAGGACAGAAGATGTGGTGAGCATGAAAAGGAAGAGTTCCACCAGTCACGCAAATTTAGTTGGGAAAATTCAACCAATACCAACTTCTTTACTTTCATATCATATTTGTAATAGTGGGATTTAACCCATTATCCTACGCCCCAAACACAACCCATGTGATTGATATTAGCAAGTTAGAAATATTGCATACCCCATAATTGAAGATTAAACATTGTGAATCTCCAACCATTGATTCAGATGGGAgaggaaagaaagaagaaagaacacaagaaataaaataaatgaaagctTTGAAATTCAATGATGTATCAATAATGGGAAAAGTATCCCGGGCCTACATGCCAACCATTAAAACAGAATTATAGgaacaaaaatttaaactaaactaAAATCTAACGGATAGTCTTCACTGTATGATTCCCTATGCCGTGCTCAAAAGTACAGGAACACTCTGTTCATTCCTGAAAAAGTTATCAGGATCTACTTTGGTCTTGATGTTCACGAGCCTCTTAAAATTCTCACTGAAGTACTTGCTTCCATAAACCTCTCCTTCTTCAAAGCTATTCTTACCGAAGTTGTTCACTCCAATATCAAGGTCTCTGTAGTTCAAAAAAGCCCTTCTGGGATTCTTAGACACGAAAGGTGTCATGTAACTGTACAGCCTCTTAGCCTGATTCGTGAAATTCTGTCCCGCACCAGCTGAAGGATCGTCCCAGTTCACAGAATACTGAATCTTGAAGAGATTCCCCTTACGGTGAGGAAACGCCGTCGCATCAGGAGAAATCTCTCCCATTTTCCCTCCATAAGGGTTGAAAACAAACCCTGTTTTTCCCAACTCAATCATCTTCTGAAATATCCACACCAACCCGTCTCTAGAAATGGCGTTCTGAACATAATCGGATTTTCTTTTCAGAAAACTAGCAGAGTTCACATTCCGATCCAGTAGGGTCTCGGGTTTGTCACCGTTTATCAAACTCTCATCATCGTTCCACCACAGAACAGAATCAATCCAACTCACCTCAGTACAACTCTCCTTCTTCAATCCAAGAAGCGGAAACTCCTTCTCCAAAATCGACACAACCTCATCAGCCCCTCCCAGAAACAGGGCCACAACCGAGGCTCTAACGGTTTTGGTCCCCTTCACAACCCTGGAACTCACTGGCTGCAATAAGAGCCTCAAGAAAAGCCTGTCGTCAGTATTTGGCGCCACCTGCTGCCACTGCAACACAAGGTCGGTTGCAGTCACATTTGTTTCCAAAGTCTTCTCAACGCGGAAAACGGTAACCGTTTCAGGCACCGGAACTAGCTTTATAGTAAACGACAATATGACACCAAAACTGGCTCCTCCACCTCCTCTAATAGCCCAGAAAAGATCCTCCCCCATGGATTTTCTATCGAGAATATTTCCTTTCACGTCAACAATTTGTGCGTCAATCACATTATCGACAGATAATCCATATTTTCTCAACATGTTACCGTACCCTCCTCCACTGAAATGGCCGCCGACACCGACAGTAGGACACACCCCTGCAGGGAAGCCATGAACTTTACTCTTCTCCCAGATCCTATAGTAAACCTCTCCCAGCGTGGCACCAGCTTGGACCACTGCAACCTCGTTCTTTATGTCCACCGTGATTGTGCGAAGGTTGAACAAGTCTAGGATGATAAAGGGTTCATCGGAGATGTAGGAGATACCCTCGTAATCATGGCCTCCACTCCTGATTTTGAGTTGAACTTTGACGCTTTTGGCGCATATTACAGCGCCCTGGACGTGCGATTCTTGGAGGGGAGTGACGATGAGTAACGGCTTTGGCGTTTGGGAAGTGTTGAAACGCGCGTTTCGGATGTAGTTTTGGAGGACGGTGGGGAAGGAAGGGTTGGTTTGGGCGAAGACAATATTGGAGAGTTGGGTTGAGGAATTTGTGTGCTGTGTGAGGCACTGAAGGAAAGTGTCGTAGATTGAGGAATCTGGGGTTTGTGCCGACGACAAAGTGAAGAGaattagaagaagaaaagtgGTAGAGAAATAAGCCAAACACAGCTTTGCCATTGTCGGTTGTGAATGTCTGAGTTGGCGACTTGGGAGAGGGTGAGTGCAGTGTTTATATACACCACAAGAGAGGTGTTTGGGACGTGTTGGTCTTAGTCCACCTTTGCGCCTAAGAAAACGTGAGAATTGTCATAAAAGGATTTTTCTTTTCATGGGAAGGGTATTTGATTGAATGGTAGATactagaaaaaagaaaaaagtgttGGAATCCCACATTTAAGTAGGTTTAAATTATCACCCGGTTGAGGTTTAAATTAttaagttaggtttaaagtttaatttgtaatatgataattatttaacatttaatttgtaatatgataatcatttaacatttaatttGTAATATGGTAATCATTTAAATTCTATCCATAACATGTTATCCGTTGAAAATCATGAGAATATTTCATTCACTGAGGAAATTGAATTGGAGATAGAATCTTCTTGTGATTTTCCTCATAATATTATTGGTCAACGCTAAATTGGGCATTGAATTATCCCATAAAAATATGAGATAGAGAGCCACTTGTACTTTGCGTTAATGCATTTAGAACCATATGTAGTCAATTTCACTTATTATAGAGCCGTAAGCAACTAGATCTTTTGTTTGGTAACTGCTGGCAGCACATAGAAATAAGTAATTCTAAACCCTTCTATTTGTACTTTTTTGGTCAATAATCCTATTTTATTTGTatagtaattattatatatgtttatatttttaaaataataaacacatttaccttttattcaatattttctttttgaattaATAAAAAGTATAAGGAATCGACAAGAGCATATTACGTTACTAATTAGGAATGCATGATTGGGTATTTTGTTTCTTGGGTTGTTGAATGATACTATCTTACAAGAATTGTGACTTATCTTGGTTGACAAATTGCACATTACATAGAAAAGTAAAAGGAGTTGTTCTTTTCTGGTACAAGAGTACTAAgtttcaacaaataaaataacgtAAAGggtaatattatattattatatctattcttgtataataaaaatgttgacTTTTGTAAAAGTCTTGAAAGCATAGTGTATCCTAAATTTCTTGCATTAGTTTCCTCTGAATGAAGAAGGTGCAGTGTTAAATGGCATGGGTTTTTATGTCCTAAAAGGTAAAAAGAAAATGCGAAGTAGTATAACTAATGGTgggtttctttttctctttaattaTGTAACCTTTTATGGGAAAGAACACTATCTAACCAAGTAAAAATTAAAGTTCcagaacaaaaaaattaataggtTTGTGTTTCTAATTCATCCATCTCTTCCTTCTAGATTCATGTATTATAGAAGGTGAACTTCCCCTTTATTGTTTAgtgaatttcttaaaatataattatcgaaatgtttataaaagttaataaacTAGAATTTTGACTTATCATATAAATATATCCTACTTTTCTTTTTCCGTTTAAACAAAGATTtgtgtatttgtttttttttttctattttcttttgtatcaattgattttttttttattcattaaaaatgGTTTAAGTATTGTTGACTCTTCTATTATATTTAACTTGTGATTTAAAATTCAGTAAAGAAATGTAATCTAAAATGTTCAATAATTTTTACTTAAATTGAATGtttgaaaaatagttattataattaACTCCTTTCgtatctttttctttatttcgaagaaaaaataatatctattattttcaataatttatttggaGTTTTTCAGCCGTGAATactttaaaatagtttaattgCCTTAgtattgcttttttttttttaaaatgaagatttttataaaaaaaaatataaacgaAATTAAacgtaaaataaaaaagtaaattagtGATTAAAAACTTATTAGTATGATTAAAAGACTTAAAattcacaaaaaaaatcatgactttgatttgatttttgttttaatatttaatttataaaataaaataatattaatttgttataaaaataattaaaatttcataattttaattttttttaatgtttaaactTGTAAAACGATCACATTACTCCAATTAACGTAcgaatttaattaaaaacagaaatattttaaacatttaataaaacagtttttttttcaattaaaacacaattaaaaataaacacttactattttttatttatttttatgtacaGATACGTAAGCAATGACGATACAAGTAGTAACCATATGACACAAAATCAAGCAACCAAGAATcgattgaaaaaataaaaaaataaatttaatagactaaattttttagtagtgaattaaaaatatttaaatttataagtgACTTTGTATTTTACTATCTtgtaaaacacatttttttttaatgaaaagtattgaaaataaaaggaatattttattttcaatttttattttttaacttttaaaataactataattgaaattaaatatatttttattaataaaaagtaaaaaaagaaactatcactacaagaaaatcatgaaatagagaccaatttttagataccaaaataattagttgtaatagtaactaaattagagaccaatttagaaactaaacagaaattttatttctaaattagtttctattattgttaaatagtttttaaattggtatctaattaataactttaactaccaattatttagtttctaaatttgatagtaAAAATCTTGGTATTTACTTCTATTAATTATTTGATCATTTAATATGAAAAGGAAAACATCAAaggatataaaaataaaaaaaatctctagaaattgaaaaaaaaaagacggGAATAAGTTAGCATTGATTAACTTAAATtggaaaatatattaaatttttaaaatttatgaattaatGTTGACAAAGTTTATtctagaatatatatatatatatatatataaagagttAGTGTTGATTTGATAAActctaattatataatatatttaatttttaaaattaaaaaataaggagataaaaataatgttttttatttccatttaGATGATGAAATAAATATTGATATCAGCGActctaattataaaaatatttattttttaaagttagaTTTTACAATATGCCTGATTAAACCTGAATAACGTTAACTAAattatatgtttaatttattttttagttttaacttTATAGTGGGAATTTAGTGTGAGCACTGTTAGCTTGGTATCAAGATCTAAATTTTGGTAGGAGATAACTAGTTGTATTTTTGTATTAAGCTTTTGTATGTTTTAAATACTTCATAACTGaaaattttctttaatatttatatccTTCAAACTTTATATGCACTGGCAGGAAAACTTTGATTTTAAATACTTTGATTTAAATTATAGGGAATTGTTGGGCCTATTGGGCTTGGTATCTCTTAAATAGGGagggcaattgcttcctgcaccatatcactgcacccgaTCTTAGCGGAAAAGACGAAACtgtccttaaaaaaaaatttcgaAATATGTGTTTTGGATATTTTTTTCCAgaacgaaattttatattacggatttttttatccggaattgattttttatttttgtttccggatttttatttctgaaacacaattatttcttttctggatttttttttcggaatgtattatttttcaattctggatttttttgttcaaaatagaattttaattttggtttccagatttttatttccaaaactcAATAATTACTTCCGGATTTATTTTTctggaatatattattttcaattctggatttttatttccggaattaagggcatttttggaaattaaaaaaatatgttgggtgcaggttaaaaatgATTGGGTACAGGGAGCATTTGCCAATAGGGAGGCTCAAATATTTGTTAAGGTGCGTTTAATTTGTTAAACAAGTATTTGTATGAACACTACAAATATAGTTGTTCCATATTTTTGCATATTAATTGtttcttgaattaaaaaaaaaagcatgaCATAGAGATATGAacgaaacaaaaaataaactttttgtaactaacaaattattaaacaactccttattctaaatatatatactatataatatactcaaatgaaaaaataaaatctaaccTCCGTTTCCCATTTTCTTAATAACTGTTTTGAATAAGGTGTGTGAATTGTTGTAAACTCCTACATATtagaacatatataataatatttttatactattataataatataaattttataaaataattaatatttaaaatgatattttaataattctattattattttgattgtaGCCTGTTgtctataattattattttcctaTATATAGTGTGGATATCTAGCACGTTCTCTAAGATTGAGATATTCCAAAGAGTGTAAGTAGAAATCTATTCCCTTTTATAAATGTTTTCAAGTacttaaattatatgtaaattggtaccaatcaaaataaattttcttcattttttaattatctatTTACATTCTTTAATTACTATAGTTCTAccaacttgattttttttacattaggAAAATGGTATTTAACTTGTTTTGCTTGATTTATCTTTTATCCCaagttgttggagatcccacatcgactagagattagagtctttcattgtatataagtgggtgcaaacctcaatcttatgaaccgattttatggggttgagttagacttaaagtccatttcGTAATACaagtttttgttaaaaaaaccATCTTTTATCCCCTAAgttatatttgaatatttttactatttgtATCATTATTTAACATACTCCGTTAAATCCATTGATTCTCAGCATCAAAAGTCACAACTTTTAAgagttaatataatattaaatagttgtcgataaaaacaatattaaataGTTAAAACCCATTcacaaacattaaaaaaaatgtcctTTGTGTTTGTTCATTTGGAAAGCAGCGAAAGAAATCACAACAGTTTTTTCCATCATTACAAGATGAAGTAGTAACTTCCGTAAATGAGGAACGTTACATGCAATTgtgtcattttatattttaagtttcTTCTATTAGTGAACGTAGTTAAAACAGAACACACTAATATATTCTATCActtctaaaaaaaatcttaaccagaacaattaaaaataattcagtAACAATGCATAAAGTCATAAACCTTTTATTACACAATGATCACTTCTATGAAAAAAAAGCTTGTTGAAgatcaaacttttttttttctttatttcatttttgtAACTTTcatagttatattttttatttttagtgtcAATGGACACCGAGTATTtacaaaaacattttcaattttgttggGTTTTGACTTTCGCTCTGAATTGAATGTAAGATTTACTCACAACATTTTTAGAgttagttttctttttttaatttgatttttttttgtataatcttgtattttaatatatatatatatacatatattaaaaaaacgtttaattatataaatatttttaataatttaattaattattatctttaattagATAAGTTAAAAGAGTTATTATCTTTACATATTAAATTAATCAATTACAAttaatagtttaaaattattttataagtgttaataattcaaattataatgataccgtatatttataatttcttaGAATTGAGTATATCTAACCAATTAAGAAAAATCACTTGCCTAATTGATagtattaaatatgttttttttaaatcaaaccTACCCTTAATCAAACCTACATTGATGAAACATATTAAATACTAGTAATTATaaggtttaa
Proteins encoded in this region:
- the LOC137833538 gene encoding berberine bridge enzyme-like 21, with amino-acid sequence MEKPNPLATISMASMLPFVIVLLLSHTSCASPTDSVYGAFVDCLRNNIHSPNISNIVFAQTNASYTSILRAYIRNARLNTTSAPKPLIIVTPLQEYHVQTAVICAKGIDIQLKIRSGGHDFEGLSYISDEPFIMLDMFNLRNITVDVQKGVAVVQAGATLGEVYYRIWEESDVHGFPAGVCPTVGVGGHFSGGGYGNMMRKYGLSIDHIIDAQIVDVKGRILNKETMGEDLFWAIRGGGGASFGVILSYTIKLVPVPEVVTVFRVEKTLDQNATDLVVQWQQVAPHTDERLFMRLQLRPVNSNVGGRHKTIRAEVVTLFLGGADDLVSLLDKEFSILGLNKENCIEMSWIESALWWASFRNGTHPNALLNRKLNSAKFLKRKSDYVKTPISRDGLEWIWRRMIELGETSIVFNPYGGRMNEISTNATAFPHRAGNLFKIEYSVNWDEPGYAADKNFTTQIRRLHSYMTPFVSKNPRRAFLNYRDLDIGINHHDNNSYHEGEVYGIKYFHNNFYTLVKIKTEVDPENYFRNEQSIPTMKNAKLTNK
- the LOC137832005 gene encoding berberine bridge enzyme-like 21 codes for the protein MAKLCLAYFSTTFLLLILFTLSSAQTPDSSIYDTFLQCLTQHTNSSTQLSNIVFAQTNPSFPTVLQNYIRNARFNTSQTPKPLLIVTPLQESHVQGAVICAKSVKVQLKIRSGGHDYEGISYISDEPFIILDLFNLRTITVDIKNEVAVVQAGATLGEVYYRIWEKSKVHGFPAGVCPTVGVGGHFSGGGYGNMLRKYGLSVDNVIDAQIVDVKGNILDRKSMGEDLFWAIRGGGGASFGVILSFTIKLVPVPETVTVFRVEKTLETNVTATDLVLQWQQVAPNTDDRLFLRLLLQPVSSRVVKGTKTVRASVVALFLGGADEVVSILEKEFPLLGLKKESCTEVSWIDSVLWWNDDESLINGDKPETLLDRNVNSASFLKRKSDYVQNAISRDGLVWIFQKMIELGKTGFVFNPYGGKMGEISPDATAFPHRKGNLFKIQYSVNWDDPSAGAGQNFTNQAKRLYSYMTPFVSKNPRRAFLNYRDLDIGVNNFGKNSFEEGEVYGSKYFSENFKRLVNIKTKVDPDNFFRNEQSVPVLLSTA